The Acetomicrobium thermoterrenum DSM 13490 genomic sequence TGAATCGGAGGCGAGAAGCCTACAGCAAGGCTCACATCCGCGTCCGGACGGACGACCTCTTCGTTGATGAAGTAGCCATGAGCGTAATGGATATGCTCGCCGACCTCTTTCCCGAAATCAAACAACCCAAGAAAGTCGAAACGATCCCAGTAAAAACGGCAAATGCAGAATATCCCGTCCTGGTGGGAAGCGACATATTGGCTTCTTTCGAGGACATTATGTCGGAGATCGTCCCAAAAAAATTCAGCTCTGCCTTTTTGGTAAGCGACCCCCTTACCTTCTCCCTATTTTCCAGGAACTTCAAAAACTTGAAGGATGTACACTTGCTGCCTAGAGGAGAGGCGGGGAAATCCTTAAGCCAGCTTTCGCTGCTCTACGAAGATCTGGCACGAAACAACATTGATAGGAAGGGGCTAATAGTAGCTTTAGGCGGCGGCTGCGTGGGAGATACGGCGGGCTTTGCAGCCTCCACTTGGATGCGAGGCATCGACGTCGTCCACATCCCCACCACCCTTATAGCTCAAGCAGACAGCGCCATCGGCGGAAAGACCGCCGTAAACCTGCCTGAGGGCAAAAACCTCGTTGGCACCTTTCATCAGCCCTGCGCCGTGATCGTCGACGTAAACTGTCTCCTGAGTTTGCCCGACGAGGAGTTCAGGCAGGGCATGGCCGAGGTCATTAAGTACGGGCTGGGGGAGGACAGGGAATTTTTGAGTTGGCTTTCGGAAAATAGGGGCTCGATCGCAGAAAGAAATCCCGAAACCTTGCTAAAAATGGTAAAACGTTGTATAGAGCTTAAAGCATCGGTGGTGAAAGAAGACGAAAGAGAGACGACGGGGGCAAGAAGCCGCCTCAATCTCGGCCACACTATTGCACACGGGCTGGAAGCCCTTCAGGGATACGGCGGCATAAAACACGGAGACGCCGTGGCCGTCGGAATGGTCGTGGCGACGCACCTTGCCGTCATACTTGAATTGGAAAGCAAAGGCACCCTGGCCGAGCTCCTCGACCTGCTCGAACATTTCGGCCTGCCCACAAAACCTTGCGCAGATTTCGACAGCATTCTCCCTTACATCATGAGGGACAAAAAGTTCGTCGGTTCAAAGCCCATGTTCGTTCTGCCGAGGAAAGGCTACAAATGCGAGATGATGGAGGTAGATACAGACCTTTTAAAAAAGGCCTACGAAAGGGCCGGAGGCCGATAATTCGAACATATCGACCATTGCAAGAAGACAACCTGATGGGCTTAAGTCAAGCTCATCTTCTTATTTGAGGGTAAGAGCCCAGAACGCGAAGCCTTTCCACCCTGGAATTCATCGTTGCGAGGGCTTCCTTTACCTTCTTGTCTTCTGCGTCTCCCTCGAAATCGACGAAAAAGAAATACTCAAAGGGATTTCCCGGAAGGGGGCGAGACTGGATCAGAGTGAGGTTAAGCCCTGCCCTGTACAGGGGCTCCAAAGCCTGAAATAAAGTGCCCGGCTTGTGGGATACATTAAACAATATGGATGTCTTGTTTCTCTTGGACCTGCCTTCGCAAGCATGTCCGACAAGCCAGAACCTCGTGGCGTTGTAAGGCCTGTCCTCAATGCCCTCCTCTAAAATGTTAAGACCCTTCAGTTCGGCCGCCAGCTTTCCGCAGATGGCGGCGCTCTTTTGTTTCGACTTTGCGATGTTAGCCGCATAGCTGGTGCTTGAAGTGGGTATTAGCCTCACTCCCGGCAGGTTTCTGCTAAGCCAGTTTCTGCACTGCCCGAAGGGCTGGGGATGGGAGTAAACCTCTTCGATGTCGGAAAAAGAATTCTCACAGCTTGCCAACACCAGCCTTATGGGAAGCTGTCCCTCCCCTATGACAGATAAACTTTGATCGGCAGTGGCAAAGGCATCCAAAGTGGCGTATACGGTGCCCTCCGTGGTGTTTTCCACGGGCACGACGCCCATTTGAGCTTTTTCCTTCGAGATGGAGCTTAAGACCTGTGCCGGGTCTTCAACGAAGACAAGATCTACTGACCTCCCCAATAGGGCAAAGGCCGCTTCGTGGGAAAAGGAGCCCTCGGGTCCCATGCAAGCGACGGTGGCAGGCCTTTGAACGGACCTGCAAAAGGATATTACCTCGCCAAAAAGCAGGCGGACGAATTTGGGATCCACATCTCTGGCCAAGCCGCAAAGCCTGTCCAGGACCTCAATTTCCCTCAAGGGATCGTAGACAGGAGCGTCACCTTTAACCTCGCCTATCCCTTTGGCCAGGCTGACCCGCCTTTCGAGAAGACGAAGCAACTCCTCGTCTATGGATTCGATCTCTTTCCTCAAAGCGTGAAGATCCTGATTGGACATCTCCAGGCCTCCCTCTTTTCGTTTCTAGCAATTATACAATATCTCTGAGGGCCAAGCCCAGCGATGCCTCCCAGCCATATCCTTTGGGCCGCTCGTGAGACGAAAAACTATCCCAGGGATTGAACAAAACCGTAACAAGGTTCAGTACAGATTGCGACGCTGTCTTTAACGACGCCCCAAATTTATCGGAGGCGACCAAAAACAAACGATCTATTTCGATCCAGGGATAAAAACCGTATAGATAATCCAAGGTAAACTTTATCTCTTTTATGAAACTTTGGATTACATTTTCGGAGGCCGTTTTTCGTCCTACCATAACGGGCCTGTAAAATATGTCATTTCCTCTGTAATTCAATGAGATCATGGAAATTGAGTCACCGGGAAACAAACACAACGTCCCTCTGTCAAAAGACGAATCGCGGCGCCTTGCGCTTTCAACATGAAAACCTACCGTTCTCGTTAGGGCCAGGCTAACGGGCTCCAAAGCGGAGGGCAAAAAACCCGCTTTCATGGCAGCTTCCATAATTTTATCCACAAGGTCCTTTCCGGAGGCAGCGACAAGATATTTTTTAAATGATCCCTTCTCGTCTATGCCATTACAGCGAGGAAAGTCAATTTCCACTGTATCATAATAGGCCTTTTCGCCGGAAATAGGAAAAAGATCTTCCAATTGCCAGTAAAGCGATTTTTTTACGTCCTCAAAGTCCATATCCCCTGGAAAGTCGGCAAACCCGATATGGCTATCCCTTATAGGAATGCCAAAGGCCGCTTTTATCTTTCCAAAGCGGCCTATCTTCAGCTTTAATTTTCTAAGTGCTGCATACAATGAATCCGTGTCTCTAATGCTTTCCGTCTTTATTGTTTTTTGAGAAAGGTAGACCTTGATATGAGCGTTGCATTTTATGGATCTGCCTTCCCTTTCAAGCTCCACGTAGCGAAGTCCTTCTCCTGTTATGGATATGCCGCGGCGTAGATTCCTTTTCATAAGATCACTTCCATTCGTATATGCTGGATCGATGATAACACCATACGGCAAATTTAGGCATCAGGATTAGGTATACTTTATATGAATGTATTTCTTAGCAGGCTCCTTTCTGTGGGTCCGTAATTCATATCTTTATCCTACAGTGCTTCTCCAGCGCCAAAAGGTAATCCCTAAGTTCGCGGAAATCTTCGTGGAAGGCGGTTATTCCGTAACGTTCAAATTGATAGTAACAATCTCTTTCGAGGG encodes the following:
- the pheA gene encoding prephenate dehydratase, with translation MSNQDLHALRKEIESIDEELLRLLERRVSLAKGIGEVKGDAPVYDPLREIEVLDRLCGLARDVDPKFVRLLFGEVISFCRSVQRPATVACMGPEGSFSHEAAFALLGRSVDLVFVEDPAQVLSSISKEKAQMGVVPVENTTEGTVYATLDAFATADQSLSVIGEGQLPIRLVLASCENSFSDIEEVYSHPQPFGQCRNWLSRNLPGVRLIPTSSTSYAANIAKSKQKSAAICGKLAAELKGLNILEEGIEDRPYNATRFWLVGHACEGRSKRNKTSILFNVSHKPGTLFQALEPLYRAGLNLTLIQSRPLPGNPFEYFFFVDFEGDAEDKKVKEALATMNSRVERLRVLGSYPQIRR
- the pilM gene encoding type IV pilus biogenesis protein PilM; the protein is MKRNLRRGISITGEGLRYVELEREGRSIKCNAHIKVYLSQKTIKTESIRDTDSLYAALRKLKLKIGRFGKIKAAFGIPIRDSHIGFADFPGDMDFEDVKKSLYWQLEDLFPISGEKAYYDTVEIDFPRCNGIDEKGSFKKYLVAASGKDLVDKIMEAAMKAGFLPSALEPVSLALTRTVGFHVESARRRDSSFDRGTLCLFPGDSISMISLNYRGNDIFYRPVMVGRKTASENVIQSFIKEIKFTLDYLYGFYPWIEIDRLFLVASDKFGASLKTASQSVLNLVTVLFNPWDSFSSHERPKGYGWEASLGLALRDIV
- the aroB gene encoding 3-dehydroquinate synthase, with product MSDIAHITMIKESQAKGKVASKPFRLYLGGFMAAGKTSVGRKLAELTGFPFVDTDDLVEAMAGMSVAEIFQKHGELYFRALEAEALEETFKLKNVIVGLGGGVLVNPENKAKIFANGTLIILDAAIETILKRASNEPGKRPLLKEESVAELMNRRREAYSKAHIRVRTDDLFVDEVAMSVMDMLADLFPEIKQPKKVETIPVKTANAEYPVLVGSDILASFEDIMSEIVPKKFSSAFLVSDPLTFSLFSRNFKNLKDVHLLPRGEAGKSLSQLSLLYEDLARNNIDRKGLIVALGGGCVGDTAGFAASTWMRGIDVVHIPTTLIAQADSAIGGKTAVNLPEGKNLVGTFHQPCAVIVDVNCLLSLPDEEFRQGMAEVIKYGLGEDREFLSWLSENRGSIAERNPETLLKMVKRCIELKASVVKEDERETTGARSRLNLGHTIAHGLEALQGYGGIKHGDAVAVGMVVATHLAVILELESKGTLAELLDLLEHFGLPTKPCADFDSILPYIMRDKKFVGSKPMFVLPRKGYKCEMMEVDTDLLKKAYERAGGR